A region of Kribbella sp. NBC_01245 DNA encodes the following proteins:
- the pulA gene encoding pullulanase-type alpha-1,6-glucosidase: MIVPAAVAVVGLVASGVTPTAVADVRAERVITVAGSVQSELGCPADWQPDCAASRLVKGAGTSYSRTFDVPAGAYELKVTVNGSWDENYGAGGVRDGANIPLRIEGPAKLRFDYDDTSHVLKVAPTDLAGGLNTADKQLASPSLRENLTKERFYFVMADRFANGNTANDAGGLTGDRLTTGLDPTDKGFYHGGDLTGIIQKLDYIKNLGTTSIWLTPSFKNRPVQGSGADVSAGYHGYWITDFTQIDPHLGTNEDMRKLIDLAHGKGMKVFFDIITNHTADVIAYQSGQYGYIPKATSPYKDAQGNVFDDKTYAGGTTFPELDPNTSFPNVPVFRTPADQTVKVPAWLNDPTIYHNRGDSTFAGESSEYGDFVGLDDLFTEQPKVVDGMTEVYKTWADLGIDGFRIDTVKHVNMEFWQKFSPAVLEHARKGGNADFFMFGEVFDADPRLMSPYTTKGKLQATLDFGFQSSAVAFAQGKPTSQLRDFYTGDDYYTDADSNAYQLPTFLGNHDMGRVGTFLRNAGAQGNELLARDKLAHSLMFLTRGQPVIYYGDEQGFTGPGGDKDARQDMFATKTSEYADDEVVDGTGTTTIGSKDRYDTTSPMYRHIAAMQKLRAAHPALSDGTQIHRYSSNAGGLFAFSRLGKDKTEYLVVANNSATTQTATIPTYNAYGLLKPIHGTTQAIQTDREGRGKVSVAPLSVNVFRATAPIRPRATAPKVYHQAPEPGDTVGGRAEIAAAVPENAPVTVTFGYRPVGTTAWQRLGADDNAPYRVFHDVTGLPKGTLLEYRSVLKDASGNYSVSGSYGVVGDPAPTGGGGGGTGPVVQPANVSVPGDHNSEMGCSGDWQPDCDQAQLTLDPKDKVWKKEVTIPAGEHAYKAAINKSWDENYGAGGVPNGANISYTAPTGPVTFYYEHGRHFVTSDAQGPIVTVPGSLQSELGCPGDWQPDCMRPWLTDEDGDGKFTWSTSEIGAGSYEVKVAHGLSWDESYGAGGSPTGGNIAVTIPADGLVVTFTYDLASHVLTVTSTKPGAQPDLTKAKAYWLGRDLLAVPAVAHPERSRWRLHWSQTGGLAVDAEDIGGSSSALRYDAGGLPDSVLQRFPHLSGYTALRLDHGDARKILTGQLGLAQYDDVGRLLDATGVQIPGVLDDLYGDAAHRSYGVTFSAGVPRFTLWAPTAQSVTLLAGPANERVTMRRNADGSWSAEGRRAWRNARYRYEVKVYAPSTRKVETNLVTDPYSVALSTDSTHSVAVDLNDPAGKPSLWAKTPAPRLARSVDSTIYELHVRDFSINDPTVPEAHRGTYLAFADEGNGTKHLRRLAKAGLNTVHLLPTFDIASIPEGVQEKPACDLASYGPAAEEQQACVTAVAAKDGFNWGYDPFHWLAPEGSYATRKEGLDRVAEFRTMVGGLHQSGLRVVLDQVFNHTPAAGQAPTSVLDKVVPGYYQRLNAEGSVETSTCCSNIATEHAMAEKIMVDGTVSWARNYRVDGFRFDLMGHHSKANMLKVRAALDQLTLARDGVDGKSVYLYGEGWNFGEVTDDARFEQARQGNLGGTGIGTFSDRLRDAVRGGGPFDDDPRMQGFGSGAATDPNGAPVNGTPAERAARLAHDTDLVQLGLAANLRGFTFRSASDGTTVRGDGVDYNGSPAGYADEPQEVITYVDAHDNETLWDALTYKLPQSLPMADRIRMNSLSLATTALAQTPSFWHAGADLLRSKSLDRNSYDSGDWFNTLDWTGADNGFGHGLPPKPDNNAKWDFMRPLLADTALKPSAAQVATASAQAEDLLKLRFSTPLFRLGSAASINQKVSFPLSGTPGAVPGVVVMRIDDTVGPDVDPRLRGLVVVFNTTGSPVSQTIPGLAGAALTLSPVQANGSDPVVKQTSWDAATGTAVTPARTVSVLVEGGDEG; encoded by the coding sequence TTGATCGTTCCAGCGGCTGTCGCCGTGGTTGGGTTGGTCGCCAGCGGGGTGACGCCAACGGCTGTTGCCGACGTACGGGCTGAGCGGGTCATCACCGTGGCCGGGTCGGTCCAGTCGGAGTTGGGGTGCCCAGCAGACTGGCAGCCGGATTGCGCTGCGAGCCGCCTGGTAAAGGGCGCGGGTACGTCGTACAGCCGGACCTTTGACGTACCAGCGGGCGCGTATGAACTGAAGGTGACGGTCAATGGCTCGTGGGACGAGAACTACGGCGCCGGTGGTGTCCGGGATGGCGCGAATATCCCGCTCCGGATCGAGGGGCCGGCCAAGCTCCGGTTCGACTACGACGATACGTCGCACGTGCTCAAGGTCGCCCCGACCGACCTCGCCGGAGGCCTGAATACCGCCGACAAGCAACTGGCGAGCCCGAGTCTGCGGGAGAACCTCACCAAGGAGCGGTTCTACTTCGTGATGGCTGACCGGTTCGCCAACGGCAACACGGCGAACGACGCCGGCGGACTGACCGGGGACCGGCTGACCACGGGGCTGGACCCGACGGACAAGGGGTTCTACCACGGCGGTGATCTGACCGGGATCATCCAGAAGCTCGACTACATCAAGAACCTCGGTACGACGTCCATCTGGCTGACACCGTCGTTCAAGAACCGGCCGGTGCAGGGGTCCGGCGCCGACGTGAGCGCCGGGTATCACGGCTACTGGATCACCGACTTCACCCAGATCGACCCGCATCTCGGCACCAACGAGGACATGCGCAAGCTGATCGACCTGGCGCACGGCAAGGGGATGAAGGTCTTCTTCGACATCATCACCAACCACACCGCGGACGTCATCGCGTACCAGTCCGGGCAGTACGGCTACATCCCGAAGGCCACCAGCCCGTACAAGGATGCCCAGGGCAACGTCTTCGACGACAAGACGTATGCGGGTGGCACCACTTTCCCGGAGCTGGACCCGAACACGTCGTTCCCGAACGTGCCGGTCTTCCGTACGCCGGCGGACCAGACGGTCAAGGTTCCGGCCTGGCTGAACGATCCGACGATCTACCACAACCGCGGCGACTCGACGTTTGCCGGTGAGTCCAGCGAGTACGGCGACTTCGTCGGGCTGGACGATCTCTTCACCGAGCAGCCGAAGGTGGTCGACGGGATGACCGAGGTCTACAAGACCTGGGCCGATCTCGGGATCGACGGCTTCCGGATCGACACGGTCAAACACGTGAACATGGAGTTCTGGCAGAAGTTCTCTCCCGCCGTGCTCGAGCACGCGCGCAAGGGTGGCAACGCGGACTTCTTCATGTTCGGCGAGGTGTTCGACGCGGATCCGCGGCTGATGTCGCCGTACACCACGAAGGGCAAGCTCCAGGCCACGCTGGACTTCGGCTTCCAGTCGAGCGCGGTGGCGTTCGCGCAGGGCAAACCGACCAGCCAGCTGCGGGACTTCTACACCGGTGACGACTACTACACCGACGCCGATTCGAACGCGTACCAACTGCCGACGTTCCTCGGCAATCACGATATGGGCCGCGTCGGCACCTTCCTCAGGAACGCAGGGGCCCAGGGCAACGAATTGCTTGCCCGGGACAAGCTTGCGCACTCGTTGATGTTCCTCACCCGCGGCCAGCCGGTCATCTACTACGGCGACGAGCAGGGTTTCACCGGTCCGGGTGGTGACAAGGACGCCCGGCAGGACATGTTCGCCACGAAGACCAGCGAGTACGCCGATGACGAGGTCGTCGACGGTACCGGGACGACGACGATCGGCAGCAAGGACCGGTACGACACGACGTCGCCGATGTACCGGCATATCGCGGCGATGCAGAAGCTCCGGGCGGCGCATCCCGCGTTGTCCGACGGCACGCAGATCCACCGGTACTCGTCCAACGCAGGCGGTCTGTTCGCCTTCAGCCGCCTCGGCAAGGACAAAACGGAGTACCTGGTCGTCGCGAACAACTCGGCCACCACGCAGACCGCCACCATCCCGACGTACAACGCGTATGGCCTGCTGAAGCCCATCCACGGAACGACGCAGGCGATCCAGACCGATCGGGAGGGCCGCGGCAAGGTCTCAGTCGCGCCTCTTTCGGTGAACGTCTTCCGCGCGACCGCGCCCATCCGACCCCGCGCAACCGCGCCCAAGGTCTACCACCAGGCGCCGGAGCCGGGTGACACGGTCGGCGGCCGGGCGGAGATCGCCGCGGCGGTGCCCGAGAACGCGCCCGTCACGGTCACCTTCGGCTATCGCCCGGTCGGTACGACGGCCTGGCAACGGCTCGGCGCCGACGACAACGCGCCGTACCGGGTCTTCCACGATGTGACCGGATTGCCGAAGGGCACACTGCTCGAGTACCGGTCTGTCCTGAAGGATGCCTCGGGCAACTACTCGGTGTCCGGCTCGTACGGTGTGGTGGGCGATCCCGCGCCGACGGGCGGAGGCGGTGGCGGCACGGGCCCGGTGGTGCAGCCGGCGAACGTGAGCGTGCCGGGTGACCACAACAGCGAGATGGGTTGTTCGGGCGACTGGCAGCCGGACTGCGATCAGGCGCAGCTGACGCTCGACCCCAAGGACAAGGTCTGGAAGAAGGAAGTCACCATCCCGGCGGGCGAACACGCCTACAAGGCCGCGATCAACAAGTCGTGGGACGAGAACTACGGCGCGGGTGGGGTGCCGAACGGCGCGAACATCTCGTACACGGCGCCGACCGGCCCGGTGACGTTCTACTACGAACACGGCAGGCACTTCGTCACGTCCGACGCGCAAGGTCCGATCGTCACCGTGCCCGGCTCGCTGCAATCGGAGCTCGGTTGTCCGGGTGACTGGCAACCGGACTGCATGCGGCCCTGGTTGACGGACGAGGATGGTGACGGCAAGTTCACCTGGTCGACGAGTGAGATCGGAGCGGGCAGTTATGAGGTCAAGGTCGCGCACGGTCTGTCGTGGGACGAGAGCTACGGCGCCGGCGGCAGCCCGACCGGTGGCAATATCGCCGTCACGATTCCGGCCGACGGGCTCGTCGTCACCTTCACGTACGACCTGGCGAGTCACGTGCTGACCGTCACCTCGACCAAACCCGGCGCGCAGCCCGACCTGACCAAGGCGAAGGCCTACTGGCTCGGCCGCGACCTCCTCGCCGTACCGGCCGTGGCTCATCCGGAGCGCTCGCGGTGGCGGCTGCACTGGTCGCAGACCGGTGGTCTGGCGGTTGACGCCGAGGACATCGGTGGGTCGTCGTCGGCCTTGCGGTACGACGCGGGCGGGCTGCCGGATTCGGTTCTGCAGCGCTTCCCGCACCTCAGCGGGTACACGGCGTTGCGGCTCGACCATGGTGATGCGCGCAAGATCCTGACCGGCCAACTCGGCCTCGCGCAGTACGACGATGTCGGGCGATTGCTCGATGCGACGGGCGTGCAGATCCCGGGCGTGCTCGACGATCTGTACGGCGATGCCGCGCACCGGTCGTACGGGGTGACCTTCAGCGCGGGCGTCCCCCGTTTCACCCTGTGGGCGCCTACCGCGCAGAGCGTCACGCTCCTCGCCGGCCCGGCCAACGAGCGCGTCACGATGCGCCGCAACGCAGACGGCTCGTGGTCCGCGGAAGGCCGTCGCGCGTGGAGGAACGCGCGCTATCGCTATGAGGTGAAGGTCTACGCACCGAGCACTCGCAAAGTCGAGACGAATCTGGTCACCGATCCGTACTCCGTTGCCCTGAGCACCGATTCGACGCACTCCGTTGCCGTCGACCTCAATGATCCCGCGGGTAAACCGTCGCTCTGGGCAAAGACGCCCGCGCCGCGGTTGGCGCGATCGGTCGACTCGACGATCTACGAGTTGCACGTGCGGGACTTCTCGATCAACGACCCGACGGTGCCTGAAGCCCATCGCGGCACCTACTTGGCGTTCGCGGATGAGGGCAACGGGACGAAGCACCTGCGCCGGTTGGCGAAGGCCGGGCTGAATACGGTGCACCTGCTGCCGACGTTCGATATCGCGTCAATCCCCGAAGGCGTACAGGAGAAGCCGGCGTGCGACCTCGCGTCGTACGGGCCTGCCGCTGAAGAGCAGCAGGCCTGCGTCACCGCGGTGGCGGCGAAGGACGGGTTCAACTGGGGGTACGACCCGTTCCACTGGCTGGCGCCAGAGGGGTCGTACGCGACGCGTAAGGAGGGCCTTGACCGGGTGGCGGAGTTCCGGACGATGGTGGGCGGTCTGCACCAGAGCGGGCTGCGCGTCGTACTGGATCAGGTCTTCAACCACACCCCGGCCGCCGGTCAGGCGCCGACGTCGGTGCTCGACAAGGTGGTGCCCGGGTACTACCAGCGGCTGAACGCGGAGGGCTCGGTCGAGACGTCGACGTGCTGCAGCAACATCGCGACCGAGCACGCGATGGCCGAGAAGATCATGGTGGACGGGACGGTGTCGTGGGCGCGGAACTACCGCGTGGACGGGTTCCGGTTCGACCTGATGGGGCATCACAGCAAGGCGAACATGCTCAAGGTTCGCGCCGCGCTGGATCAGCTCACGCTGGCCCGTGACGGCGTCGATGGGAAGAGCGTCTACCTCTACGGCGAAGGCTGGAACTTCGGCGAGGTGACCGACGACGCCCGCTTCGAGCAAGCTCGCCAGGGGAACCTCGGTGGCACCGGGATCGGCACGTTCTCGGATCGCCTGCGGGATGCCGTACGTGGTGGTGGGCCCTTCGACGACGACCCGCGGATGCAGGGGTTCGGCTCCGGCGCGGCAACCGACCCGAACGGCGCTCCCGTCAACGGCACTCCGGCGGAGCGCGCGGCCCGGTTGGCGCATGACACCGACCTCGTCCAGCTCGGGCTCGCGGCGAACCTGCGTGGGTTTACCTTCCGATCCGCCTCGGACGGTACGACGGTGCGTGGTGACGGCGTGGACTACAACGGATCGCCCGCGGGGTATGCGGATGAGCCTCAGGAGGTCATCACGTATGTCGATGCCCACGACAACGAAACGCTCTGGGACGCGCTGACGTACAAGCTGCCGCAGTCGTTGCCGATGGCGGACCGGATCCGGATGAACTCGTTGTCGCTGGCAACGACCGCGTTGGCGCAGACGCCGTCGTTCTGGCACGCGGGCGCCGATCTGCTGCGCAGCAAGTCGCTCGACCGCAACTCGTACGACTCGGGCGACTGGTTCAACACCCTCGACTGGACGGGTGCGGACAACGGCTTCGGCCACGGTCTGCCGCCGAAGCCCGACAACAACGCCAAGTGGGACTTCATGCGCCCGCTGCTGGCCGATACCGCGCTGAAGCCGAGTGCCGCGCAAGTCGCCACCGCCTCGGCACAGGCGGAAGACCTGCTGAAGTTGCGCTTCTCGACTCCGTTGTTCCGGCTTGGGTCCGCGGCGTCGATCAACCAGAAGGTGTCGTTCCCGTTGAGCGGTACGCCGGGCGCCGTACCGGGTGTGGTGGTGATGCGCATCGACGACACGGTCGGCCCGGACGTCGATCCCCGCCTGCGCGGTCTGGTCGTCGTCTTCAACACCACGGGTAGTCCGGTCTCGCAGACCATCCCGGGGTTGGCTGGCGCGGCGTTGACGCTGTCGCCCGTACAGGCCAATGGGTCGGACCCGGTCGTCAAGCAGACGAGTTGGGATGCGGCGACGGGTACGGCGGTCACGCCCGCGAGGACGGTCTCCGTGCTAGTTGAAGGTGGGGATGAAGGGTGA
- a CDS encoding M50 family metallopeptidase, producing the protein MDEVWKNLTAVQPAPSGRVLIAIAVMTAVLVTWRPVWRQVRQVVTIAHEGAHGLVAALAGRRLTGIRLHSDTSGLTVSRGRPSGPGMIATLLAGYLGPAIFGLAAAFVLSRGYAVALLWSLLLALVVLLLQIRNLFGLWSVLAFGATVFAVTWWASAEVQSAFAYLLTWFLLLAAPRAVGELQRSRRRGAGSNSDADQLAHLTGVPALLWVLVFTAVTTAALLVGIYFTVPALSPFIPTFN; encoded by the coding sequence ATGGATGAGGTGTGGAAGAACCTGACGGCCGTGCAGCCGGCGCCGTCGGGGCGGGTGCTGATCGCGATCGCGGTAATGACGGCGGTGCTGGTGACGTGGCGACCCGTCTGGCGGCAGGTGCGCCAGGTCGTCACCATCGCCCACGAAGGCGCGCACGGTCTCGTCGCCGCGTTAGCCGGCCGGCGCCTGACCGGGATCCGGCTGCATTCGGACACCTCCGGCCTGACCGTCTCCCGCGGTAGACCATCCGGCCCCGGCATGATCGCGACCCTGCTGGCCGGCTACCTCGGCCCGGCGATCTTCGGCCTGGCCGCGGCCTTCGTCCTCAGTCGCGGCTACGCCGTCGCCCTGCTCTGGTCGCTGCTCCTGGCCCTGGTCGTACTCCTGCTCCAGATCCGCAACCTCTTCGGCCTCTGGTCCGTCCTGGCCTTCGGCGCCACCGTCTTCGCCGTCACCTGGTGGGCGTCCGCCGAGGTCCAGTCGGCCTTCGCCTACCTGCTGACCTGGTTCCTGCTGCTGGCCGCCCCGCGCGCAGTCGGCGAGCTCCAGCGCAGCCGTCGCCGCGGCGCGGGCAGCAACTCGGACGCGGACCAACTGGCCCACCTCACCGGCGTACCGGCGCTGCTCTGGGTCCTCGTCTTCACCGCCGTCACCACGGCCGCGCTACTCGTCGGCATCTACTTCACCGTTCCGGCCCTGTCACCCTTCATCCCCACCTTCAACTAG
- a CDS encoding serine hydrolase domain-containing protein, with the protein MTRLERGGVAEAGIGAGRLAAFIEALAACGQEVQTLMLVRHGKVVLEHECAPYRLTDRHAVYSISKSFTSMAIGLAIEDGLLALDDRVVSFFDERDLPSQIGDNLAAMRVRDLLTMTTGHAEDTVERIHGDRMVQAFLALDVEEKPGTLFVYNSGATYMLSAILQRVTGEKLLDYLKPRLFDPIGASEARWEETPEGINTGGWGLEVNTESLAVFGQLLLNKGGDVLPAHWVEAATSGQVPNDNQDNVDWKQGYGFQFWRSRHNSYRADGAFGQYVLVLPEQDAVLVITSASPDMQAVLNVVWQHLLPAFEGPDDGTYAPNVSFELTPPATGKPAAGHGTTYSFEQNPFGLTKVRLDPDGSGTFTYDFGSGEAQDVVCREGDWQADQWRLGWLGDQLVTSATGDPFTASMRFTETPSLYTLTCRPDGDTMTVDVLRNVGFGPGDATLTGHAL; encoded by the coding sequence ATGACGAGGCTTGAGCGTGGTGGGGTTGCGGAAGCGGGTATCGGGGCCGGGCGGTTGGCGGCGTTCATCGAGGCGTTGGCGGCGTGTGGGCAGGAGGTGCAGACGTTGATGCTGGTCCGGCACGGGAAGGTGGTGCTCGAGCACGAGTGTGCGCCGTACCGTCTCACCGACCGGCACGCCGTTTACTCGATCTCCAAGAGCTTCACCTCGATGGCGATCGGTCTCGCGATCGAGGACGGACTGCTCGCACTGGACGATCGCGTCGTCTCGTTCTTCGACGAGCGCGACCTGCCGTCGCAGATCGGCGACAACCTCGCCGCGATGCGCGTGCGCGACCTGTTGACGATGACAACGGGGCACGCCGAGGACACCGTCGAGCGGATTCACGGCGACCGGATGGTCCAGGCGTTTCTCGCGCTGGACGTCGAGGAGAAGCCCGGCACGCTCTTCGTCTACAACTCGGGCGCGACGTACATGCTCTCGGCCATCTTGCAGCGCGTGACCGGCGAGAAGCTGCTCGACTACCTCAAGCCGCGTCTGTTCGACCCCATCGGCGCTAGCGAGGCTCGCTGGGAGGAGACGCCCGAGGGCATCAACACCGGCGGCTGGGGCCTGGAGGTCAACACTGAGAGCCTTGCCGTCTTCGGGCAGCTCCTGCTCAACAAGGGCGGGGACGTCCTCCCGGCCCACTGGGTTGAGGCCGCGACCTCCGGCCAGGTGCCGAACGACAACCAGGACAACGTCGACTGGAAGCAGGGGTACGGCTTCCAGTTCTGGCGAAGCCGCCACAACTCGTACCGGGCCGACGGCGCCTTCGGCCAGTACGTGCTGGTCTTGCCCGAGCAGGACGCCGTACTCGTCATCACCAGCGCCTCCCCCGACATGCAGGCCGTGCTCAACGTCGTCTGGCAGCACCTGCTCCCCGCGTTCGAAGGCCCGGACGACGGCACGTACGCGCCCAACGTGTCCTTTGAGCTCACACCGCCTGCGACCGGCAAGCCCGCAGCAGGCCACGGCACGACGTACAGCTTCGAGCAGAACCCGTTCGGGCTGACGAAGGTACGGCTCGATCCGGATGGCAGTGGCACGTTCACCTACGACTTCGGCAGTGGCGAGGCTCAGGACGTGGTGTGCCGGGAAGGCGACTGGCAGGCGGACCAGTGGCGGTTGGGCTGGCTCGGCGATCAGCTGGTGACCAGTGCGACCGGAGACCCGTTCACGGCGAGTATGCGGTTCACGGAGACCCCGTCGCTCTACACGCTCACCTGCCGGCCTGATGGCGACACGATGACCGTCGACGTACTGCGGAACGTCGGCTTTGGCCCCGGCGACGCCACCCTGACTGGGCATGCCTTGTGA
- a CDS encoding M20 family metallopeptidase yields the protein MITPAEQTVLDLVNRDDLIKLTTSLVRARGENPPGDEGDTVAALAAGCVQLGLDFEAVRVEEPGRDNLSAVLAGGNGPGLLLLGHSDVVRVGEGWTVDPFGGEIRDGRIYGRGASDMKGGLAACVIAMAALRASGVNLSGPVELAAVVDEEETGKGIHQFVTDSADTSYLACVVAEPTDLQTIIGARGDSYLRVVVTGRAAHAGNAADGVNAIYGATAVIAEIERLHAELTRNPHPLLGPASWSVGEIHGGTGASIVPAECVLMADRRLLPGEVPAEVVEDLRRRIEALGLTERGLTISAEMPMEMPAFETPSDAPLVVAAEQALADAGGPGLPFAGWTAACDGGFVARDLGVPTIVLGPGSVTDQAHRADESVSIDELFTAARTYTLLALRLLS from the coding sequence ATGATCACTCCTGCCGAACAGACCGTGCTGGACCTGGTCAACCGCGATGACCTGATCAAACTCACCACCTCGTTAGTCCGGGCTCGCGGCGAGAATCCGCCCGGTGACGAGGGCGACACCGTTGCCGCGCTGGCGGCCGGTTGCGTGCAACTCGGGCTCGACTTCGAGGCGGTGCGGGTCGAGGAGCCCGGCCGCGACAACCTCAGTGCTGTCCTGGCCGGTGGCAACGGGCCGGGTTTGCTATTGCTCGGTCACAGCGACGTGGTCAGGGTCGGCGAGGGCTGGACGGTGGATCCGTTCGGCGGCGAGATCCGCGACGGCCGGATCTACGGTCGCGGCGCGTCCGATATGAAGGGTGGTCTGGCCGCGTGTGTGATCGCGATGGCCGCGCTCCGGGCGTCGGGCGTGAACTTGAGCGGGCCGGTCGAGCTCGCGGCCGTGGTGGACGAGGAGGAGACCGGCAAGGGCATCCACCAGTTCGTCACCGATAGCGCCGATACGTCGTACCTGGCGTGTGTGGTGGCCGAGCCGACCGACCTGCAGACGATCATCGGCGCCCGCGGCGATTCGTACCTGCGCGTCGTCGTCACCGGGCGCGCTGCTCACGCGGGCAATGCGGCCGACGGCGTCAACGCGATCTACGGCGCGACGGCCGTCATCGCCGAGATCGAGCGCCTGCACGCGGAGCTCACGCGGAACCCGCACCCGCTGCTCGGGCCTGCCAGTTGGAGCGTGGGCGAGATCCACGGCGGTACGGGTGCCTCGATCGTGCCGGCCGAATGCGTGCTGATGGCCGATCGCCGCCTGCTGCCCGGTGAGGTCCCCGCCGAGGTGGTCGAGGATCTGCGCCGCCGGATCGAGGCGCTGGGGTTGACCGAGCGCGGGCTGACGATCTCGGCGGAGATGCCGATGGAAATGCCCGCTTTCGAGACTCCTTCGGACGCGCCGTTGGTGGTCGCAGCCGAGCAGGCCCTCGCGGATGCGGGTGGTCCCGGGCTGCCGTTCGCCGGGTGGACGGCCGCGTGCGACGGTGGTTTCGTGGCCCGCGACCTCGGCGTACCGACCATCGTGCTCGGACCGGGCTCGGTCACCGACCAGGCTCATCGCGCGGACGAGTCCGTCTCGATCGACGAGCTCTTCACCGCCGCCCGCACGTACACCCTGCTCGCGCTCCGGCTCCTCAGCTAG
- a CDS encoding exodeoxyribonuclease III — MRIATWNVNSAKQRLPRFLPWLDERQPDVVCLQETKLANDAFADLFEAELNERGYQVALNGEVQWNGVALLSKVGLDDVVTGIPDGPGFPHQEARAISATCGGIRVYSLYVPNGRVPDSDHYQYKLEWLEALRKQVAAGPAETIVLGDMNIAPTDADVFDPQAFIGQTHVTPAEREALAALQALGLHDVVREHWPNETVFSYWDYRAGMFHQNLGMRIDLALASTPVAERVKAAWIDRQARKGTGPSDHAPVMVDLDEAPDGDIGPMVPPPSAGRPRRGKKLPQSKE, encoded by the coding sequence GTGCGAATCGCCACCTGGAATGTGAACTCGGCCAAGCAGCGACTGCCCCGGTTCTTGCCGTGGCTGGATGAACGGCAGCCCGACGTCGTCTGCCTCCAGGAGACCAAACTCGCGAACGACGCCTTCGCGGATCTGTTCGAGGCCGAGCTGAACGAGCGCGGCTACCAGGTCGCGCTGAACGGCGAAGTCCAGTGGAACGGCGTCGCGCTGCTCTCGAAGGTCGGCCTGGACGACGTCGTGACCGGCATCCCCGACGGCCCGGGCTTCCCGCATCAGGAGGCGCGGGCGATCTCGGCGACCTGCGGCGGCATCCGGGTGTACTCGCTCTACGTGCCGAACGGGCGGGTGCCGGATTCCGACCACTACCAGTACAAGCTGGAGTGGCTGGAGGCGTTGCGCAAGCAGGTCGCGGCCGGACCGGCGGAGACGATCGTGCTGGGCGATATGAACATCGCGCCCACCGATGCGGACGTCTTCGACCCGCAGGCGTTCATCGGCCAAACCCACGTCACCCCGGCCGAGCGGGAGGCGCTCGCAGCCCTGCAGGCGCTCGGCCTGCACGACGTCGTCCGGGAGCACTGGCCCAACGAAACGGTCTTCAGCTATTGGGACTACCGCGCCGGGATGTTCCACCAGAACCTCGGCATGCGGATCGACCTCGCCCTCGCCAGTACGCCGGTTGCCGAGCGGGTCAAGGCCGCCTGGATCGACCGGCAGGCGCGGAAGGGCACCGGGCCGAGCGACCACGCGCCGGTCATGGTCGACCTCGACGAGGCCCCAGACGGCGACATCGGCCCGATGGTCCCACCACCGTCCGCCGGCCGCCCGCGCCGAGGAAAGAAGCTCCCGCAATCTAAGGAGTGA